DNA sequence from the Malus sylvestris chromosome 10, drMalSylv7.2, whole genome shotgun sequence genome:
TTTGTACTATATTTATTGAGTTCAATCGGGGTTTGATAATTGGCACATCGTCACATTGAAATTCGAGCCCACTATGATGAATTCATAGATTGTCATCTTTGCCTTTGTTGATTGCTTCTATGATACCTTTGGTTTGACTGTTGAGAATTGTGAACATTTGTTTGTTCGAAGTGAACTCCTTCATTGCCGACCTACATTGAGAAATTgccaaaaaaaatgaattttattttatttttgaaaaagaagaacaaataaATCATCTCTACATAAGAGGAATAATGTAGATAAGGTAAGAACCTCTAAACATATTGGTTCTATCAATTCCCTCCATACTTGATATGTTGAAGTCCTCTGGAAATCTTAAAACTGAAATTTCAATTTGATGATTCTTAATAAAAGTAAAATTGGAGAAAAATAGGGAAACATAGCATTGAAATTCAATAATGGAAAATGATGTTTGCACAAATTAGATCATAGTTAAAAGACTCATGAAATGTACACTATTGAATTGACAGAACACAAACTAATAGAAGGGAGCCAAACATATACCACCATAACCAAAATTAAGACAATAGGCATTAAAAAGTGATGCCTTTGACGACATTCAAAGTAAATATTAAACATGCTATGCGATTGTCTACCATCTAACAAAATTAAGAATGGATAGGGAAATACTTAGTAATGAAATGAGGGAAATACCTTAGTAACGCAGTAATTATGTTTGTACTTCTGtttgaataatccaccaattcacTGCACCAAAGCATATTTAACCAAAAAGAAATGAGGAGAACGTAGACAAGGAAATGATTTTAGTAATGCAAACCACTAAATGAAACACATATACCCACTACCGATTAATAGTCCAAGTCTGTAAACCCTATTTAACCAAAATGAAACTCAAAATGAATTATGGTAAGTAAACATATATGCACGTCCAAGTTTGTAATCCCTATTTAAGCTTGACAGGACCAAAACGATTTGAGGTTGAGAAgtatttttacttttaacagTGATACACACCTTTAATCGCTGAAAATGGTGGAATGGAAACCTGGGAGAGGGAATGAGAAAAGAATTTGATAGAATATCGGGGTAGTTGTGGGAGGTTACTGGGAAATAGATCAACACTACGTCTCCTTTTACACAAAAACTCCCTAGACCAAGAAGCAGTTCCACAGGGAAGCAGTTCAACAGCAGTCGCTGCAATACCTATGCCAATGAAAAATACAGAAATTGCAGACTAAATGAACAAAATTTACGTACAGAATATGGGCAaaatagataaaaataaaaaatgcataAGTAACTTAAAAACTGCACATAAACAGAAAACTTTACCTGCTGCTGTTAGGTATTCCTCCCATTTGCAGATCCGATTGAGCTAATTTTCCGGAGCTTACCCAATGTGAATCACAGGCACCCAAGAGAAAGCAAACAATGAGAGGCGCAAGCATATTTGCAGAGCACTTAGATTCTTTTCTATCAAACCCATTCTTCAGAAACCATTTAAAGAAAGGGTGGTTGGTAAATTTCAGTTCTTACATATCACATCCCTTTTCATAACACACCAATCTCTGGAAATGgtggaaatttaaaaaaatgcatAAGTAACTGCACATTAAAAGAAAACTTTACCTGCTGCTGTTAGGTATTCCTCCCATTTGCAGATCCGATTGAGCTAATTTTCCTGAGCTTCAACCACGGACCCATTCATGAATCCCTAAATTTACCCAATCTTAACAACATGAAGAATTTAGTACAAATATTTAACCGAGCAGTAAACTTTGAAAGCAAAGAGAGTTACGAAAACAAATAGAAAACAGAATGGTTAAACATACAACAAAACATGGAAGAGAAACAAAAGAGAATAAGACCATTTTAAATCAATACGTATGTTGTAAGTCTTTGCTTCTTAGTATCCTCTTAGCTCTTGTGAACTCTGTCTCTGCAAAGTAATTTAGTAATCAAACTTTCAGCAATACAACTGAAgtttgaaatttaaaacaatTAAGTAATGATCATTAAATGAAACCTAACACTAATACTCTAAAAGTTTTGTGATAGGCCCTAAATCAaagaaataacattttaaattGATTAAAATGGCTAGCACAccttaaaatcaaataaaatctaACCATTTGTTTTATACTGCTCCTTCAAAACTACAGTTCTTGTCTTCGGTAGCCTCACATATTCGTCACCGgggtgttttattttattttttgggacaTTTCAGCACCTAAATGCAATGACATTACCAAAGTCTATAACTGtagaaattaagaaaatagCGTAATTAACATTCTACAATCATTTCATAAACTGTCAGTTTCATCAAAAGTCTGGTACCAAGAAACCAAGTGCAATACAATCGAATGTAATACTCAGATAAACAAAAGAGAGACCAACGTCCCTCCACCAACTACCCATTACAAAatatgcataaaaaaaaaaaaaaaagattatgaTCAAAGGTCCAAGCAACAAATGAGAAAATTTTCGAGCAGTGCAACCATGTAaatgaagaaggaaaaagataaaaatacagaaaatgcAGACTAAATGAACAAAATTGATGTACAGAATATGGGCAAAAGAGATAAAAATAAAGAATGCATAAGTAACTTAAAAACTGCACATAAAAAGAAAACTTCACCTGCTGCTGTTAGGTATTCCTCCCATTTGCAGATCCGATTGCGCTAATTTTCCGGAGCTTACCCTATGTGAATCACAGGCACCCAAGAGAAAGCAAACAATGAGCAGGAAAATAAACTTATTGGCAGAGAgaacataaaaatgaaaatttctactaaattaattaaaataacctAATGTGCAGGAAAATAAACTCATTGGCAGAAAgaacataaaaatgaaaatctctaataaattaattaaaataaactaatgtGTAGGATGAACATAAATAACATTTTGAATTAAACTAAAGAGATACAAACCAATAATATTAAGATTGACAGGAGCAAAAAGATTGAGAGTTAAGAAGCTGTACCAAGGAAGACtctttgaaaataaaagattaagATAAATATGTTTTTCACTCTTGATTTTTCAATTAATATTTAAGCTTGACATAGGTTCTGAATTGAATTGGTGATGGTAAAAATGGAAAATCAAGACATCAATACCCGCTCGAATTTTTCAGAGCTTCCACTTTGTAGTCCCAGTCCTTATTCACAAATTTGCAAggaacaaagaaaatgaaaagagtgaaaaatcAAAACTGGATTGGCGGTGTAAAAATTAAGTACCTGAGCAAGTTGCAATTTTTTGGGGtgccctctccctctctctgctTGATAGAAAGAAATAATCAGTAGGGATGCATAAAACACAAATATTCTAACAAACCACATTGCACATCCAAATAGACTAAAGAATCAAAATATTGAAATTGAATTAGAAATAGCTCTGTAGATGCCCaaattaacaacaacaaaacaaccTAAAATTAAACCCTATAGAAAGCAATGAAGATGCAGAGGATTTGCATGCACCCAAGAGAAAGCAAACAATGAGAGGCGCAATCATATTTGCAGAGCAATTAGATTCATTTCTAATTAACGACaggaaaaaaacccaaaaataaaccctagttttttaaATTGGGAAGTTGGGTACCTGGAGAAGATGGCAATGAAGGCGGCGGCAGCGTAGGTGGAGGAACACGGCCAGGAGATGGGCTCCTGAAGGTGGGCGCTCGGGATCGAAGGTGTGAAGAAGGATGGGTTCCAACTTCCAAGATGCGTCCCGGAGTCTGGTTCCGAAGATTGGGCTCTTTTGGATGATTCATCTGTGTGTAGCGGTGGTACGTGGGTAGTTATTGTTTAACCTTCAACTGAACTCAGATCGTGGGAACCGTAAAACTCTCCGGTTTCGACTGATAACTGAACTGGCAACTGTACTCTTTTTCACTTTCCTCCCCTCCCACGTTCCAAATTCCGTAGTTCATGTTTTTACCTTTCTATCCCTTATCAAAATTCTGTATAATCAAAATTCTGTATAATTTATTGCATGActtaagtttttttgtttcaatggCTTTTGCGTTCAGTTATTTTTTGTGAAGCCTTAAGACACCAAATTTTCTTTCTGTCTTTCTAATATTAAAGATTAAAGATTAGAGTTGCTCCTCGCAACACTATTACATACTAGTTGACTTTGTGCGTCTGATTCCACCactcataattaaaaaaaaaaaagagtgctTTGTACAGTACAATCGGAAAACAATTGGTTTGCTAACAAAGTTTATAATATTGGAACTATGTATTATGCATATGAATTGACGTGAGGAATGTAAGGAGAAACCATCCCTTGTTGCTAAAATCAATAAGAAGGAAAAACTTGTATTAGaagaaattctaattttttattagaATAGATCCACAAATAGATAGTCAATCAATCTGACCGGTGATTACATCCCCAATACTACTATATAACAGTACAACATGGTTTCTAGCAGATAATTCAGGATATTTAACTCCTTTAGAACTTAAGGCAGTTTCGCAGTTACCCGCATCATCGCCCGCAATTTTGACATCATAGTTGGCCGTCAAAGGATCCTCGTATATCTCAACTTTTGCGCTTTGGAATGAAGCCACCACTAACTCGTATGAAGAAGCACATTGTTTAATAGGCTCCGTCGGATCACTCTTGAGCAAATTGTTGATGAATGCTTGGCTATCTTTTGCATTCCCTATGGCTAGGTCGAGGGCGACTTGAGCAAGAAGTATGTAAGTGGATGCCGATTTTACTCGAGGATCAGAGTGCAGAACTTCCATGCACTCAGTATTATTTATGGATTTTTGGCATACACCATCGACCAATTGGGCTGATGCATTGGCTGGTGAAggagaagagaggaagaaaaacaaataaccaGCAAAGAATAATGTTAACGCATAACCAAGAGGGGACTCCATTGTAGGAAATTTGTAATTTAAAAGgttaatatgattttttttttcataaaaaggTTGATATGATTGTGCTATATATAATAGTGAGATATGGCTCTAGGGTTTCATAAGAGTCTTATTTTAggttttatattaatgagatacGATTACGATTCATAAAATACGTGCAATCTGGCAACCAATTCAGGGCAGTTTTGGAAAATTGAGATCATGATTCACTTAATAATAAGAATCGAaatgtcacttagtattacggtctagtgatatttccttccatttataagtgagaagtcttagattcgattatcGTCAATggtgaatttgaactacattattattagcccattgtgaggcttagcctacATTTTCTGTtctagtgtaaataatatcgtttgttaaaataaataataaataataaaaataataaggatCGAAACAGACTGTCCTTCTCTTATGTCTATGTCCACTAAGTCCATAGGGCAATTCTTCAATAATCTCACTCACAAACTCGACTACTTTAATCTTCTCTATAAGGAAATAAATCAAATCACATTTTTGTCCATATGACAATAAAACCTCGACGAATTCAAATCAAATCCTAACTAAATcaaatctttaaaatactttcctttatattttccaacaccaccTCAAACTCATGATAAGAAGGAATCAAATCTAATTTGCAACTCGTTCCACTCCACCAAAATCTCACCATGATCCCTTCCACTCTTACACAAATTCACAGAAATTTTGAAGCATGACATAACATGAACCCTTCCCACTTCCTTGCACAGATTCACAGAAATTTTGAAGCATGACATAATATGATCCCTTCCTCTTCCTGTACACAAATTGACAGGAATTTTGAAGGATGCATAACATGATCCCTTCCACTTCCTTTACGCAAATTGACAGGAATTTTGAAGCATGACATAGCACAAATTGACATAACTGACGCCACTGAACGAATCAACCCTCCCTGTTGAAGATAAATATCACCACATCCCTTTCTGTTGGAGGTaaattgttttaagttttagagaGATAGAATTGGCCCGCTACTAATAACAACGATAGCATCCACTTAATCATCTATGTAATCATTTAGTGTAGTGCTTTTATGCAAAAGGCATCGGTTCAGTTATAAGTTAAACTATTTGATAGAAGTCGTGATTTGTTTTGTGGGATGGCCgatgtgaattttttttaaagtttcagaGCGACGAGGCCGCGGTCCACTATTAATAGCAATGGTATTGATCCCACTTATTCACCCATGCAATCAATCAATGTGGATTTTTATGCAAAAGGCCTTGATTCAATTAGAAGTTGAAcccattattgctagcccattatgaggttTAGTCCACTCCCCCACCCCTTGGTGTTAgacttggcattcgtgtcgtgttttccgtgttcgtgtcgttttcgtgtcatacccgatatcttaacgggtcgtgtcgtgtaacacccgttaaaataaacgggtaaaatgacccgacccgaaatcgacccgataatattaacaggtaatatgacccgacccgttacccgttaaggaaaatatattttaaaccaataaataatcaaatgaaaaacataatactaaataagtatatacattccatattatcacatccaaaacataaaaacacaattttgttttaagtatattttcgcttacctaaagtctttaatagttttttaattaatgtagaagtgtaaaaaaatatagaaaaaaatatataaacactcgtaatgacaagctttataactttcatgaagagcttaacttcgaaattcgccactataatcatataaatcatagatcaaaatttaaccgttgattgttgtttacatttatccttcattgttctcatcaaatttcgtttttttagattttcttttttgaaaacatgatctattagagggtgtaggtagatgaacggtttggatcgttgatattatatttagagttctacggttagtgaaaatattgcttgatgtttataaagtttctacaaattatatgacattgactcatatttcagttaatcgtaaatatcgaaacgtgatatcattttcttacatccaccagatgatcatgttttcaaaaaataaaattttaaaaatgaaattcagtcaGAAGAataaagtataaataaatttaaggtttcactactacaaaattatctattgctggcggtccaaaaacttttttcaacgatccaaccgtcaaacttatttgtacacattccaagattgcatacgtaaaaaatctttaaaaaacaaacattcagagattacgtaacggaacaaaagttttcgacgattataaacgaaaaatcacaatttaacggttattttagctccgatcttgatgattttttacaaatacactcctcgaccctataagaatgtaatgaataaatttgatctttaatttaaagtatttacactagtggataccacaaaaacttattttatacttaatagaagtataatattaactctaagtgtttgtttaatctaccgttttgacgcaatatgcattctatgaaacttttttcaacgatccaaccgtcaaacttatttgtacacatttcgagatcgcatacgtaaaaaatcgtaaaaaacaaacattcagagattacgtaacggaacaaaagttttcaacggttataaacgaaaaatcacaatttaacggtaatttgagctccgattttgatgattttttacaaaaacactcatcgaccctataagaatgtaatgaataaatttgatctttaatttaaagtatttacactagtggataccacaaaaacttattttatacttaatagaaatataatattaactctaaatgtttgtttaatctaccgttttgatgcaatatgcattctacgaagcttttttcaacgatccaaccgtcaaaattatttgtacacgttccaagatcgcatacgtaa
Encoded proteins:
- the LOC126584888 gene encoding uncharacterized protein LOC126584888 isoform X1; amino-acid sequence: MNHPKEPNLRNQTPGRILEVGTHPSSHLRSRAPTFRSPSPGRVPPPTLPPPSLPSSPAERGRGHPKKLQLAQDWDYKVEALKNSSGVSSGKLAQSDLQMGGIPNSSSSGKLAQSDLQMGGIPNSSSELVDYSNRSTNIITALLRSAMKEFTSNKQMFTILNSQTKGIIEAINKGKDDNL
- the LOC126584888 gene encoding uncharacterized protein LOC126584888 isoform X2, encoding MNHPKEPNLRNQTPGRILEVGTHPSSHLRSRAPTFRSPSPGRVPPPTLPPPSLPSSPERGRGHPKKLQLAQDWDYKVEALKNSSGVSSGKLAQSDLQMGGIPNSSSSGKLAQSDLQMGGIPNSSSELVDYSNRSTNIITALLRSAMKEFTSNKQMFTILNSQTKGIIEAINKGKDDNL
- the LOC126584888 gene encoding uncharacterized protein LOC126584888 isoform X3, whose protein sequence is MNHPKEPNLRNQTPGRILEVGTHPSSHLRSRAPTFRSPSPGRVPPPTLPPPSLPSSPAERGRGHPKKLQLAQDWDYKVEALKNSSGVSSGKLAQSDLQMGGIPNSSSSGKLAQSDLQMGGIPNSSSELVDYSNRSTNIITALLRSSLRTNKCSQFSTVKPKVS
- the LOC126584888 gene encoding uncharacterized protein LOC126584888 isoform X4; translated protein: MNHPKEPNLRNQTPGRILEVGTHPSSHLRSRAPTFRSPSPGRVPPPTLPPPSLPSSPAERGRGHPKKLQLAQDWDYKVEALKNSSGVSSGKLAQSDLQMGGIPNSSSSGKLAQSDLQMGGIPNSSSELVDYSNRSTNIITALLSFKISRGLQHIKYGGN
- the LOC126584890 gene encoding uncharacterized protein LOC126584890; the protein is MESPLGYALTLFFAGYLFFFLSSPSPANASAQLVDGVCQKSINNTECMEVLHSDPRVKSASTYILLAQVALDLAIGNAKDSQAFINNLLKSDPTEPIKQCASSYELVVASFQSAKVEIYEDPLTANYDVKIAGDDAGNCETALSSKGVKYPELSARNHVVLLYSSIGDVITGQID